In a single window of the Fibrobacter sp. UWB15 genome:
- a CDS encoding integrase core domain-containing protein → MDFVTDVLQSNRKFRVLNIIDDSDRVAVAQKAAHSIPASRLIRFMEEIIWEKGKPNNIRCDNGPEFISHEFQEWCEGNGIKILYTQPGRPTQNSYIERFNGSYRRAVLDAYIFRTLDDVREVTEKWMDYYNNERPHDALNNLAPMEYRLARTG, encoded by the coding sequence ATGGATTTCGTGACGGATGTCTTGCAAAGCAACCGCAAGTTCCGCGTACTGAACATCATCGATGACAGCGATAGAGTTGCCGTCGCTCAAAAAGCGGCGCACTCCATACCGGCATCTCGCCTGATTCGCTTCATGGAGGAAATCATTTGGGAGAAGGGTAAACCGAACAACATTCGCTGCGACAACGGTCCTGAATTCATCTCGCATGAGTTCCAGGAATGGTGCGAGGGTAACGGGATCAAGATCTTGTACACGCAGCCAGGACGCCCAACTCAAAACAGCTATATCGAACGGTTCAACGGGTCGTATCGCAGGGCTGTTCTGGACGCATATATTTTCAGGACTCTAGACGATGTAAGGGAAGTTACCGAAAAATGGATGGACTACTACAACAACGAAAGACCCCATGACGCCTTAAACAACCTCGCTCCAATGGAATATCGGTTGGCAAGAACTGGGTGA